From Flavobacterium arcticum, the proteins below share one genomic window:
- a CDS encoding phosphatase PAP2 family protein, which translates to MLDWLLQFDSDVLVYLNSLGSESWDGLWLFLTKQFNWIPLFLVIFYLVFKNLGWRHAILAIVMIALLITITDQTTNLAKNYFQRFRPCNAPDIKDIIRIVKHRSSFSFFSGHASNSMASAFFLYKVLKPYFKSKWLYIIFLWPLVFAYSRIYLGLHYPLDILSGFAWGIFTASLVLVLYRYLRGKFFTQAKQG; encoded by the coding sequence ATGCTAGATTGGCTACTGCAATTTGATAGTGATGTACTGGTTTACTTAAATAGTCTTGGTTCAGAAAGTTGGGATGGTTTATGGTTATTTCTTACCAAACAGTTTAACTGGATTCCTTTATTCCTTGTTATTTTTTACCTTGTTTTTAAAAATTTAGGTTGGCGTCATGCTATACTTGCTATTGTAATGATAGCATTATTAATAACGATAACTGATCAAACTACTAATTTAGCTAAAAATTATTTTCAGCGATTTAGACCATGCAATGCTCCAGATATTAAAGATATAATAAGAATTGTAAAACATAGAAGCTCATTTAGTTTCTTTTCTGGGCACGCTTCTAACTCTATGGCATCAGCATTTTTCCTATATAAAGTACTGAAGCCTTATTTTAAGTCTAAGTGGTTATACATTATATTCTTATGGCCTTTAGTATTTGCTTATAGCCGTATTTATCTGGGTTTACATTACCCTCTAGATATTTTATCAGGTTTTGCTTGGGGTATCTTTACTGCTTCTTTGGTATTAGTGCTTTACCGCTATTTAAGAGGCAAGTTCTTTACGCAAGCAAAACAGGGTTAA
- a CDS encoding T9SS type A sorting domain-containing protein produces MKFKITLYFLLIAVLAQAQVTNEGKPMSWKLRNMEQVAPINMPDFDLKALQEEDKANENRKDIPWRFGHEFIVDYNLENSGNWYTLEDGSRIWRIRFYSKGAKTMNFLFSDFYMPDGANLYLYSNDHKNLLGAYDARQNNEQRVLGTWLVEGEDMWLEYYEPAAVAGQGKLEIFKLIHGYRTGESYAKSTQDLNDSGACNYDVDCVINDIQDLKEINKKAVAMIVVGGSGFCSGALVNNTNNDGTPYFLTANHCYSNPAQWAFRFNWISPVPVCASNTNSTNSTSYLQTASGATLKARRAASDFCLVEITANLPSEWDLTWAGWDRSDVAPASTFGIHHPSGDIMKTCRDYDAPTLTNAGGEYMWQINDWDLGVTEGGSSGSPLFDNNGRVIGQLYAGTAACSGTTDNGGQDIYGRFGISWNQGSTSSQRLKEWLDPGNTNAVTLDYYPQGIIYNTDAKVAIENLGDNICNTVITPIVKITNSGTNQLNTVQVTYQLNDGEPILYNWSGSLSTGQSDNVELPEIITVNGENTFTVTLSEPNGITDENTENDVATEIFDVNIYALADVDFTLQTDNYGYETSWQLTNESGTVLYSGTNLNSNQLFNQTFNLTGGCYTFTINDTFGDGICCSNGNGSYSLATGGNTIVQGGSFDETESVTFSLDPNLAVTQPIFKNTFKVYPNPSSGIFNILVEDTSVINYQLYNMLGQVVAGGTFATGESKLDIASAADGIYMLQVTDATGKAANFKLVKE; encoded by the coding sequence ATGAAATTTAAAATTACGCTATACTTTTTACTAATAGCAGTTTTAGCTCAAGCACAGGTTACTAATGAAGGTAAGCCAATGAGTTGGAAATTACGAAATATGGAGCAAGTAGCGCCAATAAACATGCCCGATTTTGACCTGAAAGCATTGCAGGAAGAAGATAAAGCTAATGAAAACAGGAAAGATATACCTTGGAGGTTTGGTCATGAATTTATTGTAGATTATAATCTTGAAAATAGTGGTAACTGGTATACCCTAGAAGATGGTAGTAGAATATGGAGAATACGTTTTTACTCTAAAGGAGCAAAAACTATGAACTTTTTATTTAGTGATTTTTATATGCCCGATGGTGCTAATCTTTACCTATATAGTAATGATCATAAAAATTTACTTGGAGCATACGATGCTCGCCAAAATAACGAACAACGTGTACTAGGTACTTGGCTTGTAGAGGGCGAAGATATGTGGCTAGAGTATTATGAGCCTGCTGCTGTTGCAGGGCAAGGTAAACTAGAAATATTTAAATTAATACACGGTTACCGTACAGGTGAGAGCTATGCAAAATCGACACAAGATCTTAATGATTCAGGAGCCTGTAATTATGATGTAGATTGTGTTATTAATGATATACAAGACCTTAAAGAGATAAACAAGAAAGCTGTGGCAATGATAGTTGTGGGCGGTTCGGGGTTTTGTTCGGGAGCTTTGGTTAATAATACCAATAACGATGGTACACCTTATTTTTTAACTGCAAATCACTGTTATTCTAACCCTGCACAATGGGCATTCCGTTTCAACTGGATAAGCCCTGTTCCTGTGTGTGCAAGTAATACTAATAGTACTAATAGTACTTCATACCTTCAAACGGCAAGTGGAGCAACTCTAAAGGCAAGACGTGCAGCGTCTGATTTTTGTCTTGTTGAAATTACAGCAAATTTACCAAGTGAATGGGATCTTACATGGGCAGGATGGGACAGGAGTGATGTAGCTCCTGCTTCTACTTTCGGGATACACCACCCCTCAGGAGATATTATGAAGACATGTAGAGATTATGATGCTCCTACATTAACTAATGCTGGAGGAGAGTATATGTGGCAAATTAATGATTGGGATTTAGGTGTAACCGAAGGAGGGTCATCTGGATCGCCTTTATTTGATAATAATGGTAGGGTTATAGGACAACTATATGCTGGTACTGCTGCTTGTAGTGGTACTACAGATAATGGGGGACAGGATATTTATGGTAGGTTTGGTATTTCATGGAATCAAGGTTCAACATCATCACAACGACTTAAAGAGTGGCTCGATCCAGGTAATACAAATGCAGTAACGTTAGATTACTATCCGCAAGGAATAATTTATAATACAGATGCAAAAGTAGCTATTGAAAACCTTGGCGACAATATTTGTAATACTGTTATAACACCAATAGTAAAAATAACTAACTCGGGTACTAATCAACTTAATACAGTACAAGTAACTTATCAGTTAAACGATGGCGAACCTATACTATATAACTGGAGTGGTTCTCTTAGTACAGGGCAAAGTGATAATGTAGAGCTACCCGAAATAATAACAGTAAATGGCGAAAATACTTTTACAGTTACATTAAGCGAGCCTAATGGCATAACAGATGAAAATACTGAAAATGACGTTGCTACTGAAATATTTGATGTAAACATATATGCACTAGCTGATGTAGATTTTACATTACAAACAGATAATTATGGTTATGAGACTTCTTGGCAGCTTACTAATGAAAGTGGAACTGTTTTGTATAGTGGTACAAACCTTAACTCGAATCAATTATTTAACCAAACTTTTAACCTTACAGGAGGGTGCTATACGTTTACAATAAACGATACTTTTGGCGATGGTATATGTTGTTCTAATGGTAATGGTAGCTATTCACTTGCTACAGGAGGCAATACTATAGTACAAGGAGGTAGTTTTGATGAGACTGAATCGGTAACTTTTAGTCTAGACCCTAACCTTGCTGTAACTCAACCTATATTTAAAAACACATTTAAAGTATATCCTAACCCTTCTTCGGGTATCTTTAATATACTTGTAGAGGATACCTCTGTTATAAATTACCAGTTATATAATATGCTTGGTCAGGTAGTAGCTGGTGGTACATTTGCCACAGGCGAAAGCAAGCTTGATATAGCATCGGCTGCCGATGGTATTTATATGCTACAAGTTACAGATGCTACGGGTAAAGCGGCTAATTTTAAACTGGTTAAAGAGTAA
- a CDS encoding O-methyltransferase gives MHFISDDLENYSAEHSQNEPELLVQLNRETHQKILQPRMLSGHFQGRVLSMLSKLINPKNILEIGTYTGYATLCLAEGLATDGTIDTIDINEELYDFQKKYFDRSPWNEQIKQHLGNALEIIPKLDKKFDLVFIDADKENYINYFHLIVPFMNKGGIILSDNVLWSGKVLEPAKPKDTSTAVLIEYNKLLKDDPRVETVLLPIRDGLTVSRVI, from the coding sequence ATGCACTTTATTTCAGATGATTTAGAAAATTATTCGGCAGAACATAGCCAAAACGAACCTGAGCTTTTAGTACAGCTTAATCGTGAAACACACCAAAAAATATTACAACCCCGAATGCTTAGCGGACATTTTCAGGGTAGGGTACTTAGTATGTTGTCTAAACTAATAAACCCGAAAAACATTCTAGAGATAGGCACTTATACTGGCTATGCCACTCTATGCCTTGCAGAAGGTCTTGCTACAGATGGTACTATTGACACTATTGATATTAACGAGGAGTTATACGATTTTCAGAAGAAGTATTTTGACCGTTCACCATGGAACGAGCAGATAAAACAACATCTAGGCAATGCCTTAGAAATCATCCCTAAACTTGATAAAAAATTTGATTTGGTTTTTATAGATGCCGATAAAGAAAACTACATCAACTATTTTCATTTAATTGTACCCTTTATGAACAAAGGCGGTATTATATTAAGTGATAACGTTTTGTGGAGTGGTAAAGTTCTTGAGCCTGCAAAACCAAAAGATACTAGTACAGCGGTTTTAATAGAATATAACAAACTACTGAAAGATGACCCAAGGGTAGAAACTGTATTACTACCTATTAGAGATGGACTTACCGTGAGCAGGGTTATTTAA
- a CDS encoding Sec-independent protein translocase subunit TatA/TatB, which produces MFGIGGGELFFVILVVLMLFGSDKVPEMARTLGKGMQQLKNATNDIKSEIHKSADVQDIKKTFNDIGTDDISKEMTDEVNKIKEDIEDISGPIKRMR; this is translated from the coding sequence ATGTTTGGAATAGGAGGAGGAGAACTTTTCTTCGTAATACTTGTAGTACTAATGCTTTTCGGTTCTGATAAAGTGCCCGAGATGGCGCGTACATTAGGTAAAGGAATGCAACAGCTTAAAAATGCAACAAATGATATAAAAAGCGAAATACATAAAAGTGCCGATGTACAGGATATTAAAAAAACCTTTAACGATATTGGTACGGATGATATCTCTAAAGAAATGACCGATGAGGTTAATAAAATAAAAGAAGATATCGAAGATATATCTGGACCTATAAAAAGAATGAGATAA